The Acidihalobacter prosperus genomic sequence GCGCTGATGGGTGGTCTGCGCCTGCCCTATCCCCGCCGCATAGACGAGGCGCTGCCCGCCAACGAGGCCTGCGGACGCGCGCGCCGCAAGGCGGCTGCGGCGCCGGTTTAGCCCGTCATCGGCGAATCTCAGAGATCGACCTGGATGCCGAGCTCCACCGAGCGCCCGGCGGGCAGGCGGTAGTACTCGACCGCGCCCTGCGCGTTGCGCGCCATGAAGGCGAACAGGCGCCGGCGCCAGCGCGACAGTCGTGTGTTGCGGCCGGCGACGGCGATATGCAGGCGGTCGGCGAAATAAGTGGTGGTTTCCGCCTCCAGGCCGGGAATCGCGCCCAGATCCTGGCACAGCTTGGTCGCCACACTGAGATTGGGCGTCTGCATGAACCCGTAATACACGAACACGCGGTAGAAATCCGCACCCAGTGGCGTGATCTCCAGGCGGTCCGCCGCCGGCACGCGCGGTAGATCGCGGGTGATCGCGGTCATCAGCAACACGCGTTCGTGCAGCACCTGATTGAGCTTGAGATGGTGCAGCAATCCCTGCGGCACGGTATCGCCGGGGCCGCATAAAAACACGCCGGTGCCACGCACCCGCGCCGGCGGCTCGTAGGACAGGCTCTGCAGGAAGGTCGCCACCGGCATGCCGTGTTCCTGCGCCATCGCACGCCGCAGGCGCATGCCGCGCCGCCAGGTCGTCATCAGCAGCACCACCGCTGCCGCCACCAGCAAGGGCAGCCAGCCGCCGTCCGGCACCTTGAGCAGGTTGGACGAGAGGAACACCAGATCGGGCAGCAGGAACAAGCCGGCAACCAGGCCCGCGTGCACGCGCGACCAGTGCCAACGGCTGCGCATGACCCGGAAGGCCAGGATCGTGGTGATCGCCATGGTGGCGCTGACCGCCACGCCGTAGGCCCCCGCCAGGCGCGCGGTCGAACCGAAGCCCACGACCACCGCGATGGTGGAGATCATCAACGCCAGATTGACGCCCGGCATGTAGATCTGCCCCATCTCCTCGGCCGAGGTCTGCACGATGTTCAGGCGCGGGCTGAGGCCCATCTGGATCGACTGGCGCGCGAGCGAATAGGCGCCGGAGATGACCGCCTGCGAAGCAATCACGGTGGCCACCGTGGCCAGTATCACCATCGGATAAACGCCCCACCCGGGCACTAGGCTATAGAAGGGATGGGCCGCCTTGGCGGGATCCCCGAGCAGCAGCGCGCCCTGGCCGAAATAGTTGAGCAGCAGCGCGGGCAGGACCACCGCGAACCAGGCCCAGCGGATCGGCGCCGGCCCGAAATGCCCCATGTCGGCGTACAGCGTTTCGCCACCGGTAACGACCAGGAATACGCTGCCCAGCACCAGAAAGGCGGTACCCGGCGCCGCCGCCACGAAGCGCCCGGCAGCCAGCGGATTCATGGCCGCGAGCACTGCCGGATCCTGCGCGATGCCGTACACGCCGGTCAACGCCAGCACCGCGAACCAGAGCACCATGATCGGCCCCAGCCAGCGTCCGAGACGGGCCGTGCCCTTGCGCTGGGTGGCGAACAGAAACAGCAGGATCAGCACGGTGACCGGAATCACCCAGGGCTTGAGCATGGGAGCCGCCACGCGCAGGCCATCGACCGCGCTGAGCACTGAGATCGCCGGTGTGATCATGCCGTCGCCGTAAAGCAGCGCCGCACCGAAGGTGCCGAGCAGGATCAGCACGGTCACGCTGCGCCCCTGCGCGTGCCAGGGGTCGAGCAGGGCCAGAAGGGCCAGGATGCCGCCCTCGCCGCGATTGTCCGCCTGCATCATGAAGGCAACGTACTTGACCGAGATCACCACGATCAGCGCCCAGAAGATCAGCGATAGGATGCCGATCACGTGCGCGGGCGTGACCGCCAGTCCCCCACCACTGTAAAAACAGGCATGCAGGGCGTAAAGAGGGCTGGTGCCGATATCGCCGTAGACGATACCGAGCGCCATCAGGCTGAGGGCCGCCATGCGGCGCCGCTCGGCGCCGCGCGCCGCTGGCGCGGCGTGATCGCCGGGATGGCCGGCCGACTCGGCGTTCATCGGCCGCGAGGCCATGCAGACCGCACGCCCGCTTCCCTCACATCACATCGAACCGCCGCTTCGATCACCGTACACCTCCGGCGCGCGGCATCGCCGCGCATGGAATAGCACTACGACGCAAAGGCCGCGGAATAGTTCCGCGCGCGCTGGGCTCAGCCGTATCGCAAGGCGCCGTCGTCCTCGCCGGGATCCTCGAGACTGAGCACCTCGGCGTCGTCGTCGTAGGCGAAGATCTCGGCATAGCGCCCCCAGTTGATCGCCACGTCGAGCACGCGCTGGGATTCCTCGTCGCTGAGGCTGTCCTCCAGCTCGGTGAGGAAGCGGTCGGCCGGCGCGCGGTGGTTGGGGCGCTCGTCGAGCACGCTGCGGATATGCGCGGCCAGCGGGATATGCTTGAGCAGCTGGCGGGCGAACACCGCCTTGCGCTCCTGGGTGTCGCCGTTGACGTAACGTCGACCGATGGCGCTGAGCGCGATCTGTCCCTGCACCACCATGGCCAGATCCAGCAGTTCCAGCGACTCCACCAGCGGAAACAGGTCGTCCACCGACAGCTGCATGTCGTCGGCGAGCTCCGGCAGGCTGATGAAACGCTGACCGGAGGTTTCGCTCTCCGCGTCGATGGCCTCGACCAGGCCGGCGAGGCGGTTGATCGCCGCGGTGGGCAGACGGTAGCTGACGCCCTCGGCGCGCCGCGGCGCCTGCGGGCCGCGACGGGTCATGATCGCGTAGATCTCCTCCACCAGACGGCGGAATTCGGGCGCCTGGCGGTTGCGCGGCTGCGGCAGGCGCACCGGGATTTCGGCCGCCACCCGCCCGGGGTTGGAGGCGAAGATCACGATGCGGTCGGCCATCAGTACCGCTTCCTCGATGTTGTGCGAGACCAGCAGGATGCCGCGCAGCGGAATCTGGCGCGCCTCCCACAGGTCGAGCAGGTCGGTACGCAGGTTCTCCGCGGTAAGCACGTCGAGCGCGGAAAAGGCCTCGTCCATCAGCAGTACGTCGGGGTCGACCACCAGTGCGCGGGCGAAGCCGACGCGCTGGCGCATGCCGCCGGACAGCTCGCGGGGATAGGCCGACTCGAAACCATCGAGTCCGATCAGGTCGATCGCCGCCAGTGCTCGCCGCAGACGTTCCGCGCGCGGCACCCCGCGCGCCTCGAGGCCCAGTTCCACGTTCTCCAGCACGGTCAGCCAGGGAAACAGCGCGAAGCTCTGGAACACCATCGACAGGCCCGGCACCGGCCCGGTCACCGGGCTGCCGCGGTACATCACCTCGCCCCCGGTCGGCGGCACCAGCCCGGACATGATGCGCAGCAGGGTCGACTTGCCCGACCCCGAACGACCGAGCAGCACCAGGATTTCATC encodes the following:
- a CDS encoding potassium transporter Kup; amino-acid sequence: MASRPMNAESAGHPGDHAAPAARGAERRRMAALSLMALGIVYGDIGTSPLYALHACFYSGGGLAVTPAHVIGILSLIFWALIVVISVKYVAFMMQADNRGEGGILALLALLDPWHAQGRSVTVLILLGTFGAALLYGDGMITPAISVLSAVDGLRVAAPMLKPWVIPVTVLILLFLFATQRKGTARLGRWLGPIMVLWFAVLALTGVYGIAQDPAVLAAMNPLAAGRFVAAAPGTAFLVLGSVFLVVTGGETLYADMGHFGPAPIRWAWFAVVLPALLLNYFGQGALLLGDPAKAAHPFYSLVPGWGVYPMVILATVATVIASQAVISGAYSLARQSIQMGLSPRLNIVQTSAEEMGQIYMPGVNLALMISTIAVVVGFGSTARLAGAYGVAVSATMAITTILAFRVMRSRWHWSRVHAGLVAGLFLLPDLVFLSSNLLKVPDGGWLPLLVAAAVVLLMTTWRRGMRLRRAMAQEHGMPVATFLQSLSYEPPARVRGTGVFLCGPGDTVPQGLLHHLKLNQVLHERVLLMTAITRDLPRVPAADRLEITPLGADFYRVFVYYGFMQTPNLSVATKLCQDLGAIPGLEAETTTYFADRLHIAVAGRNTRLSRWRRRLFAFMARNAQGAVEYYRLPAGRSVELGIQVDL
- a CDS encoding ABC transporter ATP-binding protein; translated protein: MAAKDILRLSGVQKAFKSPDGEDLKILDGVDLTLHEDEILVLLGRSGSGKSTLLRIMSGLVPPTGGEVMYRGSPVTGPVPGLSMVFQSFALFPWLTVLENVELGLEARGVPRAERLRRALAAIDLIGLDGFESAYPRELSGGMRQRVGFARALVVDPDVLLMDEAFSALDVLTAENLRTDLLDLWEARQIPLRGILLVSHNIEEAVLMADRIVIFASNPGRVAAEIPVRLPQPRNRQAPEFRRLVEEIYAIMTRRGPQAPRRAEGVSYRLPTAAINRLAGLVEAIDAESETSGQRFISLPELADDMQLSVDDLFPLVESLELLDLAMVVQGQIALSAIGRRYVNGDTQERKAVFARQLLKHIPLAAHIRSVLDERPNHRAPADRFLTELEDSLSDEESQRVLDVAINWGRYAEIFAYDDDAEVLSLEDPGEDDGALRYG